In the Brassica napus cultivar Da-Ae chromosome A7, Da-Ae, whole genome shotgun sequence genome, one interval contains:
- the LOC125576583 gene encoding KAT8 regulatory NSL complex subunit 3-like produces MEASNKRRREAEELCFADEESEISSSSLPLVIFAHGAGAPSSSDWMIRWKDKLKKSLSAVEVITFDYPYIAGGKRRVPPKAEKLVQFHLDLVKETAAKFPGHPLILAGKSMGSRVSCMVAVDEDIPVSAVICLGYPLKGMKGAIRDETLLKMETPVMFVQGSKDPMCPLDRLQAVCNKMKALTELHVIDGGDHSFKIGKKHLEAKGLTQDLVEDVALQAIAAFVSKSLAF; encoded by the exons ATGGAAGCttcaaataaaagaagaagGGAAGCTGAAGAGTTATGTTTCGCTGATGAAGAATCAGagatttcatcttcttctttgccGTTAGTCATATTTGCTCACGGTGCCGGAGCTCCCTCTTCTTCCGACTGGATGATTCG ATGGAAGGATAAGCTAAAGAAGAGCTTATCAGCCGTTGAAGTTATCACATTTGATTACCCTT ATATTGCTGGAGGGAAAAGAAGAGTTCCTCCAAAAGCTGAAAAGCTCGTTCAATTTCATTTAGATCTTGTCAAAGAAACTGCTGCTAAGTTCCCTGGTCATCCTTTGATATTGGCTGGTAAATCAATGGGTTCAAG AGTAAGCTGCATGGTAGCCGTGGATGAAGATATTCCAGTTTCAGCTGTTATATGCTTGGGATATCCACTTAAG GGCATGAAAGGTGCAATAAGAGATGAAACCTTGTTGAAAATGGAAACCCCTGTGATGTTTGTGCAG GGTAGCAAAGATCCTATGTGTCCACTGGATAGGCTCCAAGCTGTTTGCAACAAAATGAAGGCTTTGACTGAGCTGCATGTCATCGATGGTGGAGATCACTCCTTCAAGATTGGGAAGAAGCACCTTGAAGCAAAGGGTTTGACACAAGATCTAGTTGAAGATGTCGCTCTGCAAGCAATTGCAGCTTTTGTCTCCAAATCTCTTGCTTTCTGA
- the LOC125576584 gene encoding uncharacterized protein LOC125576584 has product MAKLAVTVTVLLFTLALSVVASKPENEIIADSHNTLSADSDPFTTNPTTFPESGSSGPELTSSDEITVPVNFMNFHPINRHFPRRPLTFNRRPCHHRRHELFGRRGLQIPYGNDMIFSGEEEKTTGLDRSLDSIVVDIPTIKMFVGPIAVEETKHHLEEEGGSSMKITVTLMKRKEEGEGERESVFRTKIRKFLNHLV; this is encoded by the coding sequence ATGGCCAAGCTCGCCGTTACCGTCACCGTTCTCTTATTCACGTTGGCTCTCTCCGTCGTTGCCTCCAAGCCCGAAAATGAAATCATCGCCGATAGCCATAACACTTTATCTGCCGACTCCGACCCGTTTACTACAAACCCAACAACCTTCCCCGAATCTGGATCATCTGGACCCGAACTAACATCTTCCGATGAGATCACTGTACCGGTCAATTTCATGAATTTCCATCCAATCAATCGCCACTTCCCTAGACGTCCCTTGACTTTCAACCGCCGTCCGTGCCACCACCGTCGACACGAGCTGTTTGGACGACGAGGCCTCCAGATCCCTTACGGCAACGACATGATCTTCTCCGGTGAAGAAGAAAAGACGACAGGTCTAGATCGTTCGTTAGACAGCATAGTCGTGGATATTCCGACCATCAAGATGTTTGTCGGTCCCATCGCGGTGGAGGAGACAAAACACCATCTCGAGGAGGAGGGTGGCTCCAGCATGAAGATTACTGTGACTTTGATGAAgcgcaaagaagaaggagaaggtgAAAGAGAGAGTGTGTTCAGGACAAAGATTCGCAAGTTTCTAAACCATTTGGTCTGA
- the LOC125576581 gene encoding probable polygalacturonase: MGISRLPISVFVFFLLSAHHHLSLGDPITCSGIVPMKHRSQMLSISDFGAVGDGTTLNTNAFNAAIDRIRNAKNVSVGTLLYVPRGVYLTQSFNLTSHMTLYLAHGAVIKALQDTEKWPLIDPLPSYGRGRERPGQRYISFIHGDGLTDVVITGKNGTIDGAGEPWWNMWRHGTLKFTRPGLVEFKNSTDILISHVVLQNSPFWTLHPVYCSGVVVHHVTILAPTDSPNTDGIDPDSSSNVCIEDSYISTGDDLVAVKSGWDEYGIAYNRPSRDITIRRITGSSPFAGIAIGSETSGGIQNVTVENITLYNSGIGVHIKTNIGRGGSIQGITVSGVHLEKVRTGIKISGDTGDHPDDKFNASALPVVRGITIKNVWGIKVERAGMVQGLKDAPFTNLCFSNVTFTGTKGSPIWKCSDVVGAAEKVNPTACPELTSTSQQGGYCGNQT, encoded by the exons CCGATCTCTGTTTTCGTATTCTTTTTGCTCTCCGCTCACCACCATCTCTCCCTCGGAGATCCCATCACTTGCTCCGGTATAGTTCCGATGAAGCACAGGAGCCAGATGCTGTCGATTTCTGACTTTGGCGCTGTCGGTGACGGCACCACCTTGAACACCAATGCCTTCAACGCCGCCATTGATCGGATACGAAACGCCAAAAACGTTAGCGTGGGAACGCTTCTCTACGTGCCACGTGGCGTTTATTTGACTCAGAGCTTCAACCTTACCAGTCACATGACTCTTTACCTCGCCCATGGTGCAGTCATCAAAGCCCTTCAG GATACGGAGAAATGGCCTTTGATAGATCCTTTGCCTTCTTATGGCAGAGGAAGGGAGCGCCCTGGTCAAAGGTATATTAGCTTTATCCATGGAGACGGACTCACCGATGTTGTTATTACAG GCAAAAATGGGACCATTGACGGTGCTGGAGAACCTTGGTGGAACATGTGGAGACATGGAACACTAAAATTCACCAGACCGGGTCTCGTCGAATTCAAGAATTCAACTGACATCCTCATCTCTCATGTTGTTCTTCAGAACTCCCCTTTCTGGACTCTCCATCCTGTTTACTGCAG TGGTGTTGTAGTCCATCACGTTACCATCCTCGCTCCAACTGATTCCCCAAACACCGATGGGATTGATCCAG ATTCGAGCTCTAACGTGTGTATAGAAGACTCCTACATATCCACTGGCGACGACCTTGTAGCCGTGAAGAGCGGTTGGGACGAGTATGGCATTGCCTACAACCGTCCAAGCCGTGACATCACCATCCGACGCATCACCGGATCTTCCCCATTTGCCGGTATAGCCATCGGAAGCGAAACCTCTGGCGGAATCCAGAATGTGACGGTGGAAAACATCACTTTGTACAATTCCGGAATCGGCGTTCATATCAAGACAAACATTGGCCGAGGAGGAAGCATCCAGGGCATCACAGTCTCGGGGGTTCACCTGGAGAAAGTTCGGACCGGGATTAAGATCTCTGGCGACACAGGAGATCACCCGGATGATAAATTCAACGCGTCGGCTCTCCCTGTCGTACGAGGCATAACGATCAAGAACGTCTGGGGAATCAAGGTGGAGCGTGCTGGCATGGTTCAGGGATTGAAAGATGCACCTTTCACCAACCTCTGCTTCTCCAATGTTACATTCACGGGAACAAAAGGTTCTCCGATATGGAAATGCTCAGATGTAGTTGGAGCCGCCGAGAAAGTCAACCCCACGGCTTGCCCTGAGTTGACCTCAACCTCCCAACAAGGCGGTTACTGCGGAAACCAAACATAA